In one Pseudomonas sp. SCA2728.1_7 genomic region, the following are encoded:
- a CDS encoding glycosyltransferase, whose amino-acid sequence MSRISIVIPMFNEARHIGRTLLAAQKAAFAANVECELIVVDNGSSDQGPHIARQFGAQVLVQPGLLIGALRNRGTAIATGEWLAFIDADIEMPESWLKPLFDIEASGQADVFGLDLHTPAEAPWYATAWQRRTARASSQASHVVDWLPSSNLLMRRGWFDKVGGFNESLRTGEDKEFTLRLHEQGARLLSINDNVALHWGYEMNWREWMGKELWRQGSHLQLLRTHGFSLRLLRFPMLSLLVWLLDFLAISALLDGFPHHAIVMVSLTLLPGLVLSLRQSSKHRDISLTLQLWGLHWVRLHLAGAAFILSLCHWNARRPARG is encoded by the coding sequence ATGAGCCGCATCAGCATCGTCATCCCGATGTTCAACGAGGCGCGGCACATTGGCCGCACCTTGCTCGCTGCGCAAAAAGCCGCGTTCGCCGCCAATGTCGAGTGCGAGTTGATCGTGGTCGACAACGGCTCCTCCGATCAGGGACCACACATCGCCCGCCAGTTCGGCGCGCAGGTGCTGGTGCAGCCGGGTTTGTTGATCGGCGCCCTGCGCAATCGCGGCACGGCCATCGCCACGGGTGAATGGCTGGCCTTCATCGACGCCGACATTGAAATGCCGGAGAGTTGGCTCAAGCCGTTGTTCGACATTGAGGCCAGCGGCCAGGCCGATGTCTTCGGCCTTGATCTGCACACCCCCGCCGAAGCGCCGTGGTACGCCACAGCCTGGCAACGCCGCACCGCGCGCGCGTCGTCGCAGGCGTCCCACGTCGTTGACTGGCTACCCAGCTCAAACCTGCTGATGCGCCGAGGCTGGTTCGACAAGGTCGGCGGTTTCAACGAAAGCCTGCGCACCGGCGAAGACAAGGAATTCACCCTGCGCCTGCACGAACAGGGTGCGCGGCTGCTGTCGATCAATGACAACGTCGCCCTGCATTGGGGTTACGAAATGAACTGGCGCGAATGGATGGGCAAGGAGTTGTGGCGTCAGGGCAGTCACCTGCAACTGCTGCGCACCCATGGCTTCAGCCTGCGCCTGCTGCGTTTCCCGATGCTGTCGCTACTGGTGTGGTTGCTGGATTTTCTGGCGATCTCGGCGCTGCTCGACGGCTTTCCGCATCACGCGATCGTCATGGTCAGCCTGACACTCCTACCGGGACTGGTGCTCAGCCTGCGGCAAAGCTCCAAACATCGGGACATCAGCCTGACCCTGCAACTGTGGGGCCTGCACTGGGTGCGTCTGCACCTGGCCGGTGCCGCGTTCATTTTGAGTCTGTGTCATTGGAACGCCAGGAGGCCTGCCCGTGGCTGA
- a CDS encoding glycosyltransferase family 4 protein, translated as MSTASSPTAALPIIHLLSSGGFYGAERMLLDHCLATPGQHQVLFLDAPPELIQRFREAGVDCRGCAGLGELLRHLRQRRSEKPLINTHNFKGLLFGWVGATLLRLPLVITQHGFTPRSRKQKFYTWLSLQLCRTASVDRVVCVAESIAVLHRQASVRAEKLQVIPNGLPAAAALVPDADRQRWLAGYVGRLSSEKGPDLFLDALIPLCHQHPQLDAVMLGDGPEREALQARIDNAGLQQRIRLPGYQIAMQPWWRQLDALVISSRTEGTPMILLEAMQAGVPVVAFGVGGIPDVLEHRHNGLLATPADCAALARQLDTLLSEPKLARQLRDNAKRTQQDRYDLKALAERWSQLYIRTAREARA; from the coding sequence TTGAGCACCGCATCCTCCCCGACTGCCGCGCTGCCGATCATTCATTTGCTCAGCAGCGGCGGCTTCTATGGGGCCGAGCGCATGTTGCTGGATCATTGTCTGGCGACGCCGGGGCAGCATCAGGTGCTGTTCCTCGACGCGCCGCCTGAATTGATCCAACGCTTTCGCGAGGCCGGGGTGGACTGTCGCGGCTGTGCCGGGCTGGGGGAATTGCTCCGGCATCTACGCCAGCGTCGCAGTGAAAAACCGCTGATCAATACGCACAATTTCAAAGGTCTGTTGTTCGGTTGGGTTGGCGCGACACTCTTGCGCCTGCCGCTGGTGATTACCCAGCACGGCTTCACACCGCGCAGTCGCAAGCAGAAGTTCTACACCTGGCTGAGCCTGCAACTGTGCCGCACCGCGTCTGTGGATCGAGTGGTCTGCGTGGCGGAAAGCATCGCGGTGCTGCACCGTCAGGCCAGCGTCCGCGCGGAGAAGTTGCAGGTGATCCCCAATGGTTTGCCAGCCGCTGCGGCGCTGGTGCCGGATGCGGATCGGCAACGCTGGCTGGCCGGTTACGTCGGCCGCTTGAGCAGCGAGAAAGGCCCGGACCTGTTTCTTGATGCCTTGATCCCGCTGTGTCATCAGCATCCGCAACTGGACGCGGTGATGCTCGGCGATGGCCCAGAACGCGAGGCGTTGCAGGCGCGGATCGACAACGCCGGTTTGCAACAACGGATTCGTTTGCCCGGTTACCAGATCGCCATGCAACCGTGGTGGCGGCAACTCGATGCGCTGGTGATCAGCTCGCGCACCGAAGGCACACCAATGATTTTGCTTGAAGCCATGCAGGCCGGGGTGCCGGTGGTGGCGTTCGGCGTCGGCGGCATTCCCGATGTGCTCGAACACCGGCACAACGGCCTACTCGCCACACCGGCCGACTGCGCCGCCCTCGCCCGCCAGCTCGACACCCTGCTGAGCGAGCCGAAGCTGGCCCGGCAACTGCGCGACAACGCAAAACGCACGCAACAGGATCGCTACGACCTCAAGGCTCTGGCCGAACGCTGGTCGCAGCTGTACATCCGCACGGCACGGGAGGCACGCGCATGA
- a CDS encoding O-antigen ligase family protein, giving the protein MIFPLSIVSLLGLVCIGLLASPYPFLAPGAVLGLVGFAVLYRKPTWGLLGIAALVPFEGFFKDTSFSGSKLIGASLAVILMLQLALHQIPSERLRSNIWRYLVWFMVLYFLSLLNTDDMGMSLGHLRELSVGLILFVITLLIGRELNLDLFARLVTLAVSTTCAMAMFSTKFQDQGRAAGLLEDPNAFALLIAFAIPLGLLLVIRSPNLLHRLFWGGCCLLLLGGMTKTESRSGLVVLALSLLIGCWHYRTQLTRIRPRHLGFAMLGAAIVIPLAIYAMPAGYLARIQSLSVLSAGAKGHNDESLGRRASYIVVGSQMIRENPLLGSGPGTFPLHYATTGYAKAFSANRKIGDLYRRAHNTYLEIFSELGVPAGLLFVGMLGLGLYNLIRARAAWMLRGNSYQTDLMTHLGVSFLSLTLFLMFLSAPNQKYVWIMLAMTSVLRLKAEQAPLSTEAKA; this is encoded by the coding sequence ATGATTTTCCCGCTCTCGATCGTCAGTCTGCTCGGTCTGGTCTGCATCGGTTTGCTGGCCAGCCCTTATCCATTTCTGGCGCCGGGGGCGGTGCTGGGCCTGGTGGGTTTTGCGGTGTTGTACCGCAAGCCGACCTGGGGTTTGCTCGGCATTGCCGCACTGGTGCCGTTCGAGGGCTTTTTCAAGGACACGTCGTTCTCCGGCAGCAAGCTCATCGGCGCTTCGCTGGCGGTGATCCTGATGCTGCAACTGGCGCTGCACCAGATTCCGTCGGAGCGCCTGCGCAGCAATATCTGGCGCTACCTCGTGTGGTTCATGGTTCTGTACTTCCTGAGCCTGCTCAACACCGATGACATGGGCATGTCGCTCGGGCACCTTCGCGAGTTGAGTGTCGGGCTGATTCTGTTTGTCATCACGTTGTTGATAGGCCGCGAGCTGAACCTTGATCTGTTTGCCCGTCTGGTCACCCTCGCCGTCAGCACTACCTGCGCGATGGCAATGTTCTCGACCAAATTTCAGGATCAGGGTCGCGCCGCCGGCCTGCTCGAAGACCCCAACGCGTTCGCCCTGCTGATCGCCTTTGCGATTCCGCTGGGGCTGCTACTGGTGATCCGCAGCCCGAACCTGCTGCACCGCTTGTTCTGGGGTGGTTGCTGCCTGTTGCTGTTGGGCGGCATGACCAAAACCGAATCGCGCTCGGGTCTGGTGGTATTGGCCTTGAGCCTGCTGATCGGCTGCTGGCACTACCGCACGCAACTGACCCGTATTCGGCCACGGCATCTGGGTTTCGCCATGCTCGGCGCGGCCATCGTGATTCCGCTGGCGATCTACGCAATGCCCGCCGGGTATCTCGCGCGCATCCAGTCGCTGAGCGTGTTGAGCGCCGGCGCCAAGGGTCACAACGACGAATCCCTCGGTCGCCGCGCCTCGTACATCGTCGTCGGCAGTCAGATGATCCGCGAGAACCCGCTGCTCGGTTCCGGCCCCGGCACCTTCCCGCTGCACTACGCGACCACCGGTTACGCCAAGGCGTTTTCAGCCAACCGCAAGATCGGCGACCTCTATCGTCGCGCGCACAATACCTATCTGGAAATCTTCAGTGAGCTGGGAGTACCCGCCGGGCTATTGTTCGTCGGCATGCTCGGTCTCGGCCTGTACAACCTGATTCGCGCACGGGCGGCGTGGATGCTGCGCGGCAATTCGTATCAGACAGATCTGATGACCCACCTGGGTGTGAGCTTCCTGTCGCTGACCTTGTTCCTGATGTTCCTCAGCGCACCGAACCAGAAATACGTGTGGATCATGCTCGCCATGACCAGCGTCCTGCGCCTGAAAGCCGAGCAGGCGCCCCTGAGCACGGAGGCAAAGGCATGA
- a CDS encoding NAD-dependent epimerase: MKVLVTGAAGFIGAHCVLRLMRDGHSVVGLDNFNAYYDPQLKHDRVQWVREQVGDFQLAMVDLADAPAIEALFVRERPQVVIHLAAQAGVRYSLENPRAYLDSNLSGFLNILENCRHHPVEHLIYASSSSVYGANQHTPYSVKDGVNHPLSLYAATKKANELMAHSYSHLFGIPSTGLRFFTVYGPWGRPDMSPIQFARAISDGTPLKLFNYGEHQRDFTYIDDIVESIARLAGQPPHAQPEWDREHPDASTSMAPWRLFNIGGQHPVELKTYLALMEKHLGQKALVELLPLQPGDVLNTCAEASDLAQATGFQPRIELDEGLGRFIAWFRDYYPTAYRPRAARG, encoded by the coding sequence GTGAAGGTGCTGGTCACCGGTGCGGCCGGTTTCATTGGTGCGCATTGCGTGTTGCGATTGATGCGCGACGGACACTCAGTGGTAGGTCTGGACAATTTCAACGCCTACTACGACCCGCAACTCAAGCACGACCGTGTGCAGTGGGTGCGCGAGCAGGTCGGCGATTTCCAGCTCGCGATGGTTGACCTGGCCGATGCCCCGGCCATCGAAGCGCTGTTCGTCCGCGAACGTCCGCAAGTGGTGATCCATCTCGCCGCGCAGGCCGGGGTGCGTTACTCGCTGGAAAATCCACGGGCGTATCTGGACAGCAACCTCAGCGGCTTCCTCAACATTCTGGAAAATTGCCGGCATCACCCGGTCGAACACCTGATTTACGCCTCGTCGAGCTCGGTGTACGGCGCCAATCAGCACACGCCTTACTCAGTGAAGGACGGCGTCAATCACCCGCTGTCGTTGTACGCCGCGACGAAAAAGGCCAATGAACTGATGGCGCACAGTTACAGCCACCTGTTCGGCATTCCCAGCACCGGTTTGCGTTTTTTCACCGTGTACGGCCCGTGGGGTCGGCCGGACATGTCGCCGATTCAGTTCGCCCGGGCGATCAGCGACGGCACACCGCTGAAACTGTTCAATTACGGCGAGCATCAACGCGATTTCACCTACATCGACGACATCGTCGAAAGCATCGCCCGCCTTGCCGGTCAACCGCCGCATGCGCAACCGGAGTGGGACCGCGAACACCCCGACGCCAGCACCAGCATGGCGCCGTGGCGCCTGTTCAACATTGGCGGCCAGCACCCGGTGGAACTGAAAACCTATCTGGCCCTGATGGAAAAACACCTCGGCCAGAAAGCCCTTGTCGAGTTGTTGCCACTGCAACCGGGCGACGTGCTCAACACCTGCGCCGAGGCCAGCGATCTGGCCCAGGCCACCGGATTTCAGCCCCGGATAGAGCTGGATGAGGGACTCGGACGTTTTATCGCCTGGTTCCGCGACTACTACCCCACTGCCTATCGCCCACGCGCCGCTCGCGGCTGA
- a CDS encoding polysaccharide biosynthesis/export family protein, which translates to MNAKILVLLMLPLAGCSSTSETQNMPVNILTATPANAQATDMPKIEQTLRPQDVLDVIFHISTSGSDAYRVQSGDQIGLNFTAASQLNGNQLVLPDGTIELPGANTSVKIAGLTSDQAREEIQRAYQRKQLFQPNRNQLTVQIISPLTNEQNLKSALNHPATGMSREITVGTDGYASFPEIGAVPLQGMTVNQLETFLNQKYAQLPGRMTVDVLLKSTAGNEIYVLGEVGQPGSYPIRRPVSVLEALTLARGTNVKARLDSVVIMRRNGNQVQAVHYDVEKALSGDASQIAYLQPDDMLFVPKTKLASAGELARQLADVVLFQGVGFSFGYRVDNKDSNNN; encoded by the coding sequence ATGAACGCCAAGATTCTTGTGCTGCTGATGCTGCCGCTTGCAGGCTGCTCAAGCACCTCCGAAACCCAGAACATGCCGGTGAATATTCTCACCGCCACCCCGGCCAATGCCCAGGCCACCGATATGCCGAAGATCGAGCAGACCCTGCGTCCGCAGGATGTGCTCGACGTGATCTTCCATATCAGCACCAGCGGCTCGGACGCCTACCGCGTGCAGTCGGGTGACCAGATCGGCCTGAACTTCACCGCCGCCAGCCAGCTCAATGGCAATCAGCTGGTGCTGCCGGATGGCACCATCGAACTGCCGGGCGCCAACACCTCGGTGAAAATCGCCGGGCTGACCAGTGATCAGGCGCGCGAAGAAATCCAGCGCGCCTATCAGCGCAAGCAACTGTTCCAGCCCAACCGCAATCAGTTGACCGTGCAGATCATCAGCCCGCTGACCAATGAGCAGAACCTGAAAAGCGCGCTGAATCACCCGGCCACCGGCATGAGCCGCGAGATCACCGTCGGCACTGACGGCTACGCGAGTTTCCCGGAAATCGGCGCCGTGCCGCTGCAAGGCATGACCGTCAATCAACTGGAAACCTTCCTCAACCAGAAATACGCGCAACTGCCGGGCCGGATGACCGTAGACGTGCTGCTGAAATCCACCGCCGGCAACGAAATCTATGTGCTCGGCGAAGTCGGCCAGCCGGGTTCCTACCCGATCCGCCGGCCGGTTTCGGTACTTGAAGCGCTGACCCTGGCCCGTGGCACCAACGTCAAGGCGCGTCTGGATTCGGTGGTGATCATGCGTCGCAACGGCAATCAGGTGCAGGCCGTGCATTACGACGTCGAAAAAGCGCTGTCCGGCGATGCCTCGCAAATCGCTTACCTGCAACCGGACGACATGCTGTTCGTGCCAAAAACCAAATTGGCCAGCGCCGGCGAACTCGCCCGGCAACTGGCTGACGTGGTGCTGTTCCAGGGCGTCGGGTTCAGCTTCGGCTACCGCGTCGACAACAAAGACAGCAACAACAACTGA
- a CDS encoding CpsD/CapB family tyrosine-protein kinase encodes MDGSTNKSLSIANPSESNLTSTVLDLDLRILFLTAANPGAGTTTSALALASQLAQMSSGQVLLVDASQSANNLTQQLNLSKERGLRDLLFNPDSPPLLQDCVVQVSSLPFHVLPNGRPIRTMEHLTAERLSPLLDQLGSQYRFVVIDGDAVYSAADTLVISTQVDGVVFVVRAEDTRWEVAQAAVQRLTQAGAKVVGSVFNRRKYYMPKWLYKNL; translated from the coding sequence ATGGACGGTTCAACCAACAAAAGCCTGAGCATCGCCAATCCCAGCGAATCGAACCTGACCTCGACCGTGCTGGATCTCGATCTGCGGATCCTGTTCCTGACCGCCGCCAACCCTGGCGCGGGGACGACCACCAGTGCCCTGGCGCTGGCCAGCCAACTGGCACAAATGAGCAGCGGCCAGGTGCTGCTGGTCGACGCCAGCCAGTCGGCGAACAACCTTACGCAGCAGCTGAACCTGAGCAAGGAGCGCGGCCTGCGCGACTTGCTGTTCAACCCGGACAGCCCGCCGCTGTTGCAGGACTGCGTGGTGCAGGTCTCGAGCCTGCCGTTCCACGTGCTGCCCAACGGCCGGCCGATCCGCACCATGGAACACCTGACCGCCGAGCGTCTGAGCCCGTTGCTCGATCAATTGGGCAGTCAGTACCGCTTCGTGGTGATCGACGGCGACGCGGTGTATTCCGCCGCCGACACGCTGGTGATCAGCACTCAGGTCGATGGCGTGGTGTTTGTCGTGCGCGCCGAGGACACCCGCTGGGAAGTCGCCCAGGCCGCCGTGCAACGCCTGACCCAGGCCGGGGCAAAAGTGGTCGGCAGCGTGTTCAACCGGCGCAAGTACTACATGCCCAAATGGCTTTACAAAAACCTCTAA
- a CDS encoding UDP-glucose/GDP-mannose dehydrogenase family protein, with the protein MDVSVFGTGYVGLIQAAALADVGHRVLCVDIDPNKIKQLQQAVPPISEPGLSSTLEENIKAGRLLFSTQASDAVEHAELIFIAVGTPADEDGSADLSHVLSVARQIASHMEANRTLIIKSTVPVGTADQVLATANSELQRRDKTGLTVRVVSNPEFLKEGSALADCMRPDRIIVGTRDDEAREQMSELYAPFCRNHEKLMFMDNRSAELTKYAANAMLATRISFMNELANLTELLGADIEAVRKGIGSDPRIGYHFIYPGCGFGGSCFPKDLRALLHTAEHNGMPLKLLRSVTDVNDLQRHILFSKLKAQFPQGLAGKSIAVWGLAFKPNTDDMREAPSRYLMDALWAEGASVQAYDPEAMSECRRIYGYRNDLHLCATRDDTLEDADALVICTEWKNFRVVDFELLAEKLRSKVIIDGRNLYNPEQVAAAGLHYSGIGLRHIAPEGLRP; encoded by the coding sequence ATGGACGTGAGCGTATTTGGCACGGGTTATGTTGGATTAATACAAGCCGCCGCACTAGCAGATGTCGGTCATCGCGTTTTATGCGTGGATATTGATCCAAACAAGATTAAACAACTGCAACAAGCGGTGCCGCCCATCAGCGAGCCAGGTTTGTCCAGCACGCTTGAGGAAAACATCAAGGCCGGCCGTCTGCTGTTCAGCACCCAGGCCAGTGATGCCGTCGAACACGCCGAGTTGATCTTCATCGCCGTCGGCACCCCGGCCGATGAGGATGGCTCCGCCGACCTCAGCCACGTACTCAGCGTTGCCCGCCAAATCGCCTCGCACATGGAAGCCAATCGCACACTGATCATCAAATCCACGGTGCCAGTCGGCACGGCCGATCAAGTGCTCGCCACCGCCAACAGCGAACTGCAACGCCGCGACAAAACCGGTCTGACCGTGCGCGTGGTCTCCAACCCTGAATTCCTCAAGGAAGGCAGCGCCCTCGCCGACTGCATGCGCCCCGACCGGATCATTGTCGGCACCCGCGACGACGAAGCCCGCGAGCAGATGAGCGAGCTGTACGCACCCTTCTGCCGCAACCACGAAAAACTGATGTTCATGGACAACCGCAGCGCCGAGCTGACCAAGTACGCGGCCAACGCGATGCTCGCCACCCGCATCAGCTTCATGAACGAATTGGCCAACCTCACCGAACTGCTCGGTGCCGACATCGAAGCGGTGCGGAAAGGCATCGGTTCTGATCCGCGCATCGGCTACCACTTCATCTATCCGGGCTGCGGCTTCGGTGGCTCGTGCTTTCCCAAAGACCTGCGCGCCCTGCTGCACACCGCCGAACACAACGGCATGCCGCTGAAACTGCTGCGCAGCGTCACCGACGTCAACGACCTGCAGCGGCACATCCTGTTCAGCAAACTCAAAGCACAGTTCCCGCAAGGGCTCGCCGGCAAATCCATTGCGGTCTGGGGCCTGGCGTTCAAACCGAACACCGACGACATGCGCGAAGCCCCCAGCCGTTATTTGATGGATGCCCTGTGGGCTGAAGGCGCCAGCGTGCAAGCCTACGACCCGGAAGCGATGTCCGAGTGCCGACGCATTTACGGTTACCGTAACGACTTGCACCTGTGCGCCACCCGTGACGACACCCTGGAAGATGCCGACGCCTTGGTGATCTGCACCGAGTGGAAAAACTTCCGCGTGGTCGATTTCGAACTGCTTGCCGAAAAACTGCGCTCAAAGGTGATCATCGACGGCCGCAACCTCTACAACCCGGAACAAGTGGCGGCCGCCGGCCTGCATTACAGCGGCATCGGTCTGCGTCACATTGCCCCTGAAGGACTGCGGCCGTGA
- a CDS encoding Wzz/FepE/Etk N-terminal domain-containing protein, whose translation MNPKENYLHEFFRIFFANKQLVKRVFLIFAVIALLLPLVLKQSFDITAQVIVQSKKLSQGDATTSLTVDNATFIPPSLADMETESNILRSPALIRQTISELRDKGEYTPSPGIFSKLVAEPFKRYVSSPLRQYVINPVRNVLGLETDPVRDTALDALTQQAIDSLKIETLPGSNVISIVYSFPDPHQGTTFVSALLQNYLFSRQALQSIDLPQSFYESKKHLYQVRLDGLEGNRQALLESVGSSDPKEEITFRLNAINTEEQALNLYQDRLLQSQRWLEYLKTALAAASNNKLNDYTFPYTFTTTVDNVAFEDREIKQMGEQLTTQVSRYMNDLAVFQPGSEPMLLTREQIARTRGQFLKVVSNRIQERTNDLAVVKQVIDQKTARIAEFKNRIHELQQTQSKLRQMDTEIDALHAAFSTYAQRFAESSTTGALNDDLSNARVLSPPFEPTEAAFPKPGLIIPFGLFTGLLLAIALVYVREFFDHRFKHPAQISHELGLPVLLVINDQNALPSNPHKNWTVPSFLHWVRN comes from the coding sequence ATGAATCCAAAGGAAAACTACCTGCATGAGTTCTTCAGGATCTTCTTCGCCAACAAGCAACTGGTGAAACGGGTCTTCCTGATCTTTGCAGTCATCGCCCTGCTCCTGCCGCTGGTGCTCAAACAGAGCTTCGATATCACCGCGCAGGTCATCGTGCAGTCGAAAAAACTCTCTCAGGGTGACGCCACCACGTCGCTCACGGTGGACAACGCCACCTTCATTCCGCCGTCGCTCGCGGACATGGAAACCGAGAGCAATATCCTCCGTTCGCCAGCACTGATCCGGCAGACCATCAGCGAACTGCGCGACAAAGGTGAATACACACCTTCGCCGGGCATCTTCAGCAAACTGGTGGCCGAGCCGTTCAAGCGCTACGTCAGTTCGCCGCTGCGCCAGTACGTGATCAACCCCGTGCGCAACGTGCTTGGACTTGAGACTGATCCGGTGCGCGACACCGCGCTCGACGCGCTGACCCAGCAAGCCATCGACAGCCTGAAAATCGAGACCCTGCCCGGCTCCAACGTGATCTCGATCGTCTACAGCTTCCCCGATCCGCATCAGGGCACGACGTTTGTTTCAGCCTTGCTGCAGAACTATCTGTTCAGCCGTCAGGCCTTGCAGTCGATCGATTTGCCGCAGTCCTTCTATGAGTCGAAAAAGCACCTCTATCAAGTGCGCCTCGATGGCCTGGAAGGCAATCGCCAAGCCTTGCTGGAAAGTGTCGGCTCGTCGGATCCGAAGGAAGAAATCACTTTCCGTCTCAACGCGATCAACACCGAAGAACAAGCCCTGAACCTGTATCAGGATCGCCTGTTGCAGAGCCAGCGCTGGCTCGAATACCTGAAAACCGCGCTGGCCGCTGCCAGCAATAACAAGCTCAACGATTACACCTTCCCCTACACCTTCACCACCACCGTCGACAACGTGGCGTTCGAGGATCGGGAAATCAAACAGATGGGCGAGCAACTGACCACCCAGGTCAGCCGCTACATGAATGACCTGGCGGTGTTCCAGCCTGGCAGCGAACCGATGCTGTTGACCCGCGAGCAGATTGCCCGCACCCGTGGCCAGTTCCTCAAAGTGGTGAGCAACCGCATTCAGGAACGCACTAATGATCTGGCGGTGGTCAAGCAGGTAATCGATCAGAAAACCGCGCGCATCGCCGAGTTCAAGAACCGCATCCACGAGTTGCAGCAGACGCAAAGCAAGCTGCGGCAGATGGACACCGAAATCGATGCGCTGCACGCCGCGTTCTCGACTTACGCTCAGCGGTTTGCCGAAAGCAGCACCACCGGCGCGCTCAACGACGATCTGTCCAACGCCCGGGTGCTCAGCCCGCCGTTCGAACCGACCGAAGCGGCGTTCCCGAAACCGGGCCTGATCATTCCGTTTGGTTTGTTCACCGGGTTGTTGCTGGCGATTGCCTTGGTCTACGTGCGTGAGTTCTTCGATCACCGCTTCAAACACCCGGCGCAAATCAGCCACGAACTGGGTCTGCCGGTGCTGTTGGTGATCAACGACCAGAACGCGCTGCCGAGCAATCCGCACAAGAACTGGACAGTGCCAAGCTTCCTGCACTGGGTGCGCAATTGA
- a CDS encoding sugar transferase, protein MTGHEKGVPIQQLQRDKRMDPEQRMRLDAAIHRQGRGWFTGRDGGRPWQLSRTNRVVACLGALMILVLISPLLLGLALAIKYSSKGPVMFVQKRTGYRGRKFGMYKFRTMVANAEELKESLRHLNKHGADAIDFKIDQDPRITRIGGFLRRTSLDELPNLINVVTGDMRLVGPRPTSFNAYRYKDNHLARLAIYPGMTGLWQISGRSNIDFDQRVELDLSYIAEQSLLLDLKILLKTPFKVFSGHGAS, encoded by the coding sequence ATGACTGGACATGAAAAAGGTGTACCGATCCAACAACTGCAGCGTGACAAGCGCATGGATCCTGAACAGCGCATGCGCCTCGATGCAGCGATTCATCGTCAAGGTCGCGGCTGGTTCACCGGTCGCGATGGCGGTCGCCCATGGCAACTGTCGCGCACCAATCGCGTGGTCGCCTGCCTCGGTGCGCTGATGATTCTGGTACTGATTTCACCCCTGTTGCTGGGCCTGGCACTGGCCATCAAATACTCCAGCAAGGGCCCGGTGATGTTCGTGCAAAAACGCACCGGCTACCGTGGCCGCAAGTTCGGCATGTATAAGTTTCGCACCATGGTCGCCAACGCCGAAGAATTGAAAGAGTCGCTGCGTCACCTCAACAAGCACGGTGCCGACGCCATCGACTTCAAGATTGACCAGGACCCACGCATCACCCGCATCGGCGGTTTTCTGCGGCGCACCAGCCTCGATGAATTGCCCAACCTGATCAATGTAGTGACCGGCGACATGCGCCTGGTCGGCCCGCGTCCGACCTCGTTCAACGCCTACCGCTACAAGGATAACCACCTTGCCCGTCTGGCGATCTACCCCGGCATGACCGGCCTGTGGCAGATCTCCGGACGCAGCAATATCGACTTCGACCAGCGCGTTGAGTTGGACCTCAGCTATATCGCCGAGCAGAGCCTTTTGCTTGATCTGAAGATTCTGTTGAAAACCCCCTTCAAAGTATTCAGCGGCCACGGAGCAAGCTAA